One genomic segment of Gammaproteobacteria bacterium includes these proteins:
- the rnr gene encoding ribonuclease R — protein MKKKNSKVRAEKGRKQDPHAEREASQYEQPIASREFIMELLDEAGVPLRREKIAEMLQLTSEDTLEGLRRRLNAMERDAQVIRNRRNEYALLDKMDLISGRVLGHADGFGFLVPDEGGDDLFLSPRQMRGVFPEDRVVAHVVGVDRRGRREGAIVEVIERNTHHVVGRFNVEGGVGFVIPDNKRIIHDIVVPKDFQGDAEHGHIVSVEIIEQPGKRNRPVAKVDRILGEHMAPGMEIDIAILRHELPGSWSAAVDDEMACFSAEVPEDAKQGRLDLRDTPLVTIDGADSRDFDDAVFCEKTPKGWRLLVAIADVSHYVATDTALDKEAYTRGNSVYFPERVIPMFPEALSNGLCSLNPDVDRLCMVCEMYVNKAGKMTRSSFKEGVMRSHARLTYDAVAAMLVDGDTALREQHADLLPHLEELYRLYKALHESRGERGAIDFDTTETRIVFCDDRKIDSIVPVHRNDAHKLIEECMILANVAAARFLERHKIPTLYRVHEQPKLEKLIDLREFLSELGLGLGGGDKPGGKDYATILSSIKDRPDYHLIQTVLLRSMNRAKYHPDNVGHFGLSQDQYLHFTSPIRRYADLLVHRGIRHVLRGGKKEDFKPGTAMMLSTGEHISMTERRADEATRDVDDWLKCEYMSDKVGEVYEGIITSVTSFGIFVELQNIYVEGLVHITALRNDFYHFDPVGHRLSGERSGKVYRLGDRVEVRVVRVNLDDRKIDFEPSDQEPGAAGGARKGKRPGNKKDKGRRRSGGKPEQVDEASSEKKGKKRKPRRRKPKSRQAEDNPANGNVAKTDTNESESSGNQATTVKKKRRRRHRKPKAAAE, from the coding sequence ATGAAGAAAAAAAATTCGAAAGTACGTGCTGAAAAAGGACGTAAACAAGACCCCCATGCCGAGCGTGAGGCATCCCAGTATGAGCAACCGATAGCCAGCCGTGAGTTTATTATGGAGTTGTTGGATGAGGCGGGTGTTCCGCTGCGGCGTGAGAAGATTGCCGAGATGCTGCAACTTACTAGCGAGGACACCCTGGAAGGGCTGCGCCGCCGTCTGAATGCGATGGAGCGGGATGCTCAGGTGATTCGTAATCGGCGCAATGAATATGCCTTGCTGGATAAGATGGATCTGATCAGTGGTCGTGTACTCGGTCATGCCGATGGCTTTGGCTTTCTGGTGCCGGATGAGGGTGGCGATGATTTATTCCTGTCACCACGGCAGATGCGTGGGGTATTCCCGGAAGATCGGGTGGTGGCGCATGTGGTTGGAGTGGATCGGCGTGGTCGGCGTGAGGGTGCGATTGTTGAGGTAATTGAGCGTAATACCCATCATGTGGTGGGGCGGTTCAATGTGGAGGGTGGTGTCGGTTTTGTTATCCCGGATAACAAGCGCATTATCCATGATATTGTGGTGCCGAAGGATTTTCAGGGCGATGCCGAACATGGTCATATCGTTAGTGTCGAGATTATCGAGCAACCGGGTAAACGTAATCGTCCGGTAGCAAAGGTGGATCGTATCCTGGGTGAGCACATGGCACCGGGGATGGAGATTGATATTGCTATCCTGCGGCATGAGTTGCCGGGTAGCTGGTCGGCGGCAGTTGATGATGAAATGGCGTGCTTTAGTGCTGAGGTGCCGGAGGATGCTAAACAGGGTCGTCTGGACCTGCGTGATACCCCGCTGGTTACCATTGATGGCGCCGATTCACGTGACTTTGATGATGCGGTTTTTTGTGAAAAAACCCCCAAGGGCTGGCGTTTGCTGGTGGCTATTGCCGATGTATCTCATTATGTCGCAACGGATACCGCGCTGGATAAAGAGGCGTATACCCGGGGTAATTCGGTTTATTTTCCTGAACGTGTGATACCGATGTTTCCAGAGGCGTTGTCGAATGGTCTGTGTTCGCTGAACCCCGATGTTGATCGTCTGTGCATGGTCTGTGAGATGTATGTCAACAAGGCTGGCAAGATGACTCGATCCAGCTTTAAAGAAGGTGTGATGCGTTCACATGCACGTCTGACCTATGATGCGGTAGCAGCGATGTTGGTTGATGGTGATACCGCCTTGCGTGAGCAACATGCTGACCTGTTACCACATCTGGAGGAGCTTTATCGCCTGTATAAGGCCCTGCATGAGAGTCGGGGTGAACGCGGTGCGATTGATTTTGATACCACCGAGACGCGCATTGTGTTTTGTGATGATCGCAAGATCGACAGTATTGTTCCGGTACACCGTAATGATGCCCATAAGCTGATTGAAGAGTGCATGATCCTGGCAAATGTAGCCGCAGCACGTTTCCTTGAACGTCACAAAATTCCGACGCTTTATCGTGTCCATGAACAACCCAAACTGGAGAAGTTGATTGATCTGCGTGAATTTCTGAGTGAGTTGGGCCTGGGTCTAGGTGGCGGTGATAAACCGGGAGGCAAGGATTATGCAACGATCCTGTCGAGTATTAAGGATCGGCCGGATTACCACTTGATTCAAACGGTTCTGCTGCGTTCGATGAATCGGGCCAAATATCACCCGGATAATGTCGGGCATTTTGGTCTGTCGCAGGATCAGTATCTACACTTTACCTCGCCCATTCGTCGTTATGCTGATCTATTGGTGCATCGTGGTATCCGTCATGTCCTGCGTGGTGGTAAGAAGGAGGACTTCAAGCCGGGTACGGCGATGATGTTGTCTACCGGTGAACATATATCAATGACTGAACGTCGTGCCGATGAGGCGACGCGTGATGTGGATGACTGGCTCAAGTGTGAGTATATGAGCGACAAGGTGGGTGAGGTTTACGAAGGTATTATCACCAGCGTGACCTCGTTTGGAATCTTTGTCGAACTACAAAATATCTATGTTGAGGGTCTGGTGCATATTACCGCCCTGCGTAATGACTTCTATCACTTTGATCCAGTCGGCCATCGTCTGAGTGGTGAACGCAGTGGTAAGGTTTATCGCCTTGGTGATCGCGTTGAAGTGCGTGTAGTACGAGTGAATCTGGATGATCGTAAAATTGACTTTGAGCCGAGTGATCAGGAGCCGGGTGCAGCCGGTGGTGCGCGTAAAGGTAAACGCCCTGGTAATAAAAAGGATAAAGGACGTAGACGCTCGGGTGGCAAACCGGAACAGGTGGATGAAGCTTCGTCTGAGAAGAAGGGTAAGAAGCGTAAGCCACGTAGAAGAAAACCCAAATCAAGGCAGGCAGAGGATAATCCGGCTAATGGTAATGTCGCTAAGACTGATACCAATGAATCGGAATCATCAGGTAATCAGGCGACAACGGTTAAAAAGAAACGTAGAAGAAGGCACCGGAAGCCGAAGGCCGCAGCAGAGTAA
- the rlmB gene encoding 23S rRNA (guanosine(2251)-2'-O)-methyltransferase RlmB, which produces MANKELIYGLHAVQSLLENNAHAVCRIWLQDGRRDKRLNQLLEQLREQDVQVQVQSRRALDDLVDGRRHQGVVAEVLLPEPATEQGLEGLLETLDEPPFLLILDGVQDPHNLGACLRSAAAAGVHAVIIPKDRAVGLTSVVRKVASGAAEVVPLYLVSNLARTLRQLQERGIWLYGAAGEADKSVYQVDLKGSIAIVMGGEGKGLRRLTREHCDVLMHIPMTTAVESLNVSVAAGVLLFEANRQRLP; this is translated from the coding sequence ATGGCAAATAAGGAATTGATCTACGGTCTGCATGCCGTGCAGAGTCTGTTGGAGAATAATGCCCATGCTGTGTGCCGGATCTGGTTACAGGATGGTCGTCGTGATAAACGTCTGAATCAATTACTTGAGCAGTTGCGAGAGCAGGATGTTCAGGTGCAGGTTCAGTCGCGCCGGGCATTGGATGATCTGGTCGATGGTCGTCGGCATCAAGGTGTCGTGGCTGAGGTGTTATTACCAGAACCCGCGACTGAGCAGGGACTAGAGGGATTGTTGGAGACCCTTGATGAACCTCCTTTTCTATTAATACTGGATGGTGTGCAAGACCCGCATAATCTGGGTGCCTGTCTGCGTAGTGCAGCAGCTGCCGGGGTGCATGCGGTGATTATTCCTAAAGACAGAGCGGTTGGCTTGACCTCGGTGGTGCGCAAGGTAGCGAGTGGTGCCGCTGAGGTGGTGCCATTGTATCTGGTGAGTAATCTGGCGCGAACTCTGCGTCAGTTGCAAGAGCGTGGTATCTGGCTCTACGGTGCTGCTGGAGAAGCGGATAAATCGGTCTATCAGGTTGATTTGAAAGGTTCGATAGCTATTGTTATGGGCGGAGAGGGTAAGGGGTTACGACGACTTACCCGTGAACATTGCGATGTTTTGATGCATATACCAATGACTACAGCAGTGGAGAGTCTCAATGTCTCGGTGGCTGCCGGGGTGTTGTTATTTGAAGCGAACCGTCAGCGTTTGCCTTGA
- the rpsF gene encoding 30S ribosomal protein S6, whose product MRHYEIIFLVHPDQSDQVPGMLERYRSNIEAGGGAIHRLEDWGRRQLAYPIQKIHKAHYVLMNIECGVDTLRELESNFRFNDAVLRNLIISRKEAVTDASILSRKEEKEHSDRSTDAASDTKEQSDEVVATADDAVQADDAVQADDAVQADAE is encoded by the coding sequence ATGAGACATTATGAAATTATATTTCTGGTTCATCCAGATCAGAGTGATCAGGTTCCGGGTATGCTGGAACGCTATCGTTCTAATATTGAGGCAGGTGGTGGTGCAATCCATCGTCTGGAGGATTGGGGCCGTCGTCAGTTGGCTTACCCTATCCAGAAGATTCACAAGGCACACTATGTGCTGATGAACATTGAATGTGGTGTGGATACATTGCGGGAACTGGAGAGTAATTTCCGTTTCAATGATGCTGTATTGCGTAATCTTATTATTAGTCGCAAAGAAGCGGTTACTGATGCCTCGATTCTTTCCCGTAAGGAAGAGAAAGAGCATAGTGATCGTTCTACCGATGCTGCTTCAGATACTAAAGAACAGAGTGATGAGGTTGTCGCCACAGCTGATGATGCCGTTCAGGCTGACGATGCCGTTCAGGCTGACGATGCCGTTCAGGCTGATGCTGAGTAA
- the rpsR gene encoding 30S ribosomal protein S18: protein MSRFFRRRRFCRFTADGVKEIDYKDIATLKNYVSETGKIVPSRITGTSARYQRQLTTAIKRARFLSLLPYCDAH from the coding sequence ATGTCCCGTTTTTTTCGTCGTAGACGTTTTTGCCGTTTCACCGCTGATGGTGTAAAAGAGATTGATTACAAGGATATCGCAACTCTAAAGAACTATGTTTCCGAGACTGGCAAGATTGTGCCCAGCCGTATTACCGGAACCAGTGCGCGTTATCAGCGTCAGTTAACCACCGCCATCAAGCGCGCACGTTTTCTGTCTCTGTTGCCTTATTGCGATGCCCATTGA